The following proteins are encoded in a genomic region of Arcobacter suis CECT 7833:
- a CDS encoding aldo/keto reductase, with protein sequence MIATFDDTYNFAKKFSHYKDFYIKHNDLIFSKLGLGTFNKEPYKEENYLFHYIEGVKEAVKSGINLIDTASNYRYGQSEKEIGIALEELFEEGVTKREELIICSKGGFIQLEYPFPENPYKWIEENIINNSLATKDDIELDQHCMTPDYLEWSCKKSLENLGVKTIDIYFLHNPEIQVSKLGYKKFLKKIETIFRRFEKMVEMGMIKYYGIAVWNGFIDESTNEHINLEDLVDIAIKVGGDNHNFKYIQTPFNMGKTSIYTMPTQKVKGEDCTLLQAAHRLKIGVISSSSLLQMNLFKKSFKPETGYLLDSKMVLENDIQLALQFVRSTPGLISSLFASKVPIHIKKNLEITKVAATSRAKYDLMYRV encoded by the coding sequence ATGATAGCAACATTTGATGACACTTACAATTTTGCAAAAAAATTCTCACATTACAAAGATTTTTATATCAAACACAACGATTTAATATTTTCAAAATTAGGGTTAGGTACATTCAACAAAGAACCATATAAAGAAGAAAATTATCTGTTTCATTATATCGAAGGCGTTAAAGAAGCTGTAAAAAGTGGAATTAATCTAATAGATACAGCAAGTAACTACAGATATGGACAAAGTGAAAAAGAGATTGGTATTGCTTTAGAAGAGTTATTTGAAGAAGGTGTTACAAAAAGAGAAGAATTAATTATATGTTCAAAGGGTGGGTTTATTCAGTTAGAATATCCATTTCCAGAGAATCCTTATAAATGGATTGAAGAGAATATAATTAATAATTCATTAGCTACAAAAGATGATATAGAACTAGACCAACACTGTATGACTCCTGATTATTTGGAATGGTCATGTAAAAAATCCCTTGAAAATTTGGGTGTAAAAACTATTGATATTTATTTTTTACATAATCCAGAAATTCAAGTTTCAAAACTAGGGTATAAAAAATTCCTAAAAAAAATCGAAACTATTTTTAGAAGATTTGAAAAAATGGTAGAAATGGGAATGATAAAATATTACGGAATTGCCGTTTGGAATGGTTTTATTGATGAAAGCACAAACGAACATATAAATTTAGAAGATTTAGTAGATATTGCCATCAAAGTAGGTGGAGATAATCACAATTTCAAATATATCCAAACTCCATTTAATATGGGAAAAACATCTATATATACAATGCCTACTCAAAAAGTAAAAGGAGAAGATTGTACTTTACTGCAAGCTGCTCACAGATTAAAAATTGGAGTAATTTCTAGTTCATCACTTCTTCAAATGAATCTATTTAAAAAATCATTTAAACCAGAAACTGGTTATTTACTTGATTCAAAAATGGTATTGGAAAATGATATTCAACTTGCACTTCAATTTGTTCGTTCAACTCCTGGGTTAATTTCATCACTTTTTGCTTCAAAAGTTCCTATTCATATCAAAAAAAATCTAGAAATCACAAAAGTAGCTGCAACTTCAAGAGCTAAATACGATTTAATGTATCGAGTATAA
- a CDS encoding TOBE domain-containing protein, whose amino-acid sequence MKTSARNELTGKITNIIDGAVMSEVKITVSSEVTISATVTKEGIHSLGAKLNDNVTAIIKASSIIITKDAVKTTARNVLKGKVVEVIKGAINSEVKLSLGNSIISAVVTNDAIEDLSIKASEDAYAIFKASSVILIA is encoded by the coding sequence ATGAAAACAAGTGCAAGAAATGAATTAACTGGGAAAATCACAAACATTATTGATGGAGCTGTGATGAGTGAAGTAAAAATTACAGTTTCTTCTGAGGTAACTATTAGTGCAACAGTTACAAAAGAGGGAATTCACTCTTTAGGAGCTAAATTAAATGATAATGTTACTGCAATCATTAAAGCTTCTTCTATTATTATTACAAAAGATGCAGTAAAAACAACTGCTAGAAATGTATTAAAAGGAAAAGTTGTTGAAGTTATAAAAGGTGCTATTAATAGTGAAGTAAAACTTTCTTTAGGAAATAGCATAATTTCTGCAGTTGTAACAAATGATGCTATCGAAGATTTATCAATCAAAGCTTCTGAAGATGCTTATGCAATATTCAAAGCTTCAAGTGTAATTTTAATCGCTTAA
- a CDS encoding beta/alpha barrel domain-containing protein, whose protein sequence is MFNLTTSELEKYIQDDLPYFDLTTSLQNCNNAIAQIEVYTREDIIVSCSEEASKIAELLNCKVDFFEKSKNKIEKDGTILRFSGLYEDIHKAWRLTQILLEYSCKISTYAYQMKEKIEKINPFCELLTTRKTFPFSKRFCIKAAFCGGAMPHRLNLSETVLYFEGHRILYKNNEEFYEDLKRIKTKIPEKKLNVESESLKDSINLMKVGVDVIQLDKIDFEELEKIITFKNENFPNVKILVAGGINLTNIEKYASYKIDGVVTSSVYNCGMANISSRLKII, encoded by the coding sequence ATGTTTAATTTAACAACTTCTGAGTTAGAAAAATATATCCAAGATGATTTACCATATTTTGATTTGACAACAAGTTTACAAAATTGTAACAATGCAATTGCTCAAATTGAAGTTTACACAAGGGAAGATATTATCGTTTCTTGTAGTGAAGAAGCTTCAAAAATAGCTGAACTTCTAAATTGTAAAGTTGATTTTTTTGAAAAAAGTAAAAACAAAATAGAAAAAGATGGCACAATTTTGAGATTTTCAGGTCTTTATGAAGATATTCACAAAGCTTGGAGATTAACCCAAATACTTTTAGAATATAGTTGTAAAATAAGCACTTATGCCTACCAAATGAAAGAAAAAATAGAAAAAATCAATCCTTTTTGTGAACTTCTAACAACTAGAAAAACCTTTCCCTTTTCAAAAAGATTTTGTATAAAAGCAGCCTTTTGTGGTGGAGCAATGCCTCATAGACTGAACCTTTCAGAAACTGTTCTATATTTTGAAGGACATAGAATATTGTATAAAAACAACGAAGAGTTTTACGAAGATTTAAAAAGAATAAAAACAAAAATCCCAGAAAAAAAACTAAATGTAGAAAGTGAAAGTTTAAAAGATAGCATAAATCTAATGAAAGTTGGAGTTGATGTAATTCAACTTGATAAAATAGATTTTGAAGAGTTAGAAAAAATCATCACCTTCAAAAATGAAAACTTCCCAAATGTAAAAATCTTAGTAGCAGGTGGAATAAACCTAACAAATATAGAAAAATACGCTTCATATAAAATTGATGGAGTGGTTACAAGTTCTGTTTATAACTGCGGAATGGCAAATATTAGTAGTAGATTAAAGATTATATAA
- a CDS encoding class I SAM-dependent methyltransferase, whose translation MGLIQTNLDNLDFAKLFKEQMKSSTFKGKSSQDWDKRANSMNTNVQKSIYTKDFIDKIDFTDASSLLDVGCGPGTICLAIASKIQKVYALDYSLGMLDCVKNNCKEKNLNHVNTIHKSWEDNWDEVPNADIVVASRSMEVKDVKDAILKLNSKANKRVYLTTKVGGTFIDAEILNQLSRKVFPRPDYIYLLNILHSMGIYAKVDFILSENTKFGSSTAEEFIEKISWSLGQLSNEEKNTLKEYFNNTYKYKETPDYLNWAFISWEKRKNV comes from the coding sequence ATGGGATTAATTCAAACAAATTTAGACAATTTAGATTTTGCAAAACTTTTTAAAGAGCAAATGAAAAGCTCAACTTTTAAAGGTAAAAGTAGTCAAGATTGGGACAAACGAGCAAATAGTATGAATACAAATGTTCAAAAAAGTATCTACACAAAAGATTTTATAGACAAAATTGATTTTACTGATGCTTCTTCACTTTTGGATGTAGGTTGTGGTCCTGGAACTATTTGTTTAGCGATTGCTTCTAAAATTCAAAAAGTTTATGCCCTTGATTACTCTTTAGGAATGTTAGATTGTGTAAAAAACAATTGTAAAGAAAAAAATCTAAACCATGTCAACACTATTCATAAATCATGGGAAGATAACTGGGATGAAGTTCCAAATGCTGATATTGTTGTGGCTTCTCGCTCAATGGAAGTAAAAGATGTTAAAGATGCCATTTTAAAACTAAATTCAAAAGCGAATAAAAGAGTTTATTTAACAACAAAAGTTGGTGGAACTTTTATAGATGCTGAAATATTAAACCAACTTTCAAGGAAAGTTTTTCCAAGACCTGATTACATCTATTTATTAAATATACTTCATAGTATGGGAATTTATGCCAAAGTAGATTTTATTTTAAGTGAAAATACAAAATTTGGAAGTAGTACAGCTGAAGAATTTATAGAAAAAATCAGCTGGAGTTTAGGTCAGCTCTCAAATGAAGAAAAGAATACATTAAAAGAGTATTTCAATAATACCTATAAATATAAAGAAACTCCAGATTATCTAAATTGGGCGTTTATTTCTTGGGAAAAGAGAAAAAATGTTTAA
- a CDS encoding ABC transporter ATP-binding protein — protein sequence MIKIDISKKLHGANGEMDLNINLEIKQGDFVALAGLSGSGKTTLLRILAGLEDAKGTLEIDNNIWLNEKFCLASQKREIGFVFQDYALFPNFSVLDNLLYVNKDKELANYLLKMTELEELKNRFPQTLSGGQKQRVSLCRALMNRPKILLMDEPLSALDSNMRTKLQNEILTLHKEFNTTTIMVSHDPSEIYRLANRVVILNFGKIINDGTPKDILLKTKGSQKFSFEGELLDIVKVDVIHIAIVSIGQQLVEVVVSKEEVKNLKIGQKVSLSTKAFSPTIQGL from the coding sequence ATGATAAAAATTGATATATCAAAAAAACTTCATGGTGCAAATGGAGAAATGGATTTAAATATAAATCTAGAAATAAAACAAGGTGATTTTGTAGCTCTTGCAGGTCTTAGTGGAAGTGGGAAAACTACACTTTTGCGAATTCTAGCAGGTCTTGAAGATGCAAAAGGAACCCTTGAAATTGATAATAATATTTGGCTAAATGAAAAGTTTTGTTTAGCTAGCCAAAAAAGAGAAATAGGTTTTGTATTTCAAGATTATGCTTTATTTCCCAATTTTTCAGTTTTAGATAACCTTTTATATGTAAATAAAGATAAAGAATTAGCAAACTATTTGCTAAAAATGACAGAATTAGAAGAACTAAAAAACCGATTCCCACAAACATTAAGTGGCGGTCAAAAACAAAGAGTAAGTTTATGTAGAGCGCTGATGAATAGACCAAAAATCCTACTTATGGATGAACCTTTATCAGCACTTGACTCAAACATGAGAACTAAACTTCAAAATGAAATTCTTACTTTACATAAAGAATTTAATACAACAACTATTATGGTAAGCCATGACCCAAGTGAAATTTATCGTCTAGCAAATCGCGTTGTTATTCTAAATTTTGGGAAAATTATAAACGATGGTACACCAAAAGATATTTTGTTAAAAACAAAAGGTAGTCAGAAATTCTCATTTGAGGGAGAACTTTTAGACATAGTAAAAGTCGATGTAATTCACATTGCAATTGTATCAATTGGTCAACAATTAGTTGAAGTTGTTGTAAGTAAAGAAGAAGTAAAAAATCTTAAAATTGGACAAAAAGTAAGCCTTAGTACAAAAGCATTCAGTCCTACAATTCAAGGATTATAA
- the modB gene encoding molybdate ABC transporter permease subunit, translated as MIEILKNIEFEPFLLSFKLAGITTLILFFISLPIAWYLSQTKSRFKPILEAITALPIVLPPSVLGFYILWSLSFNSPIGAFFQEYFGIKLVFNFTGLIIASCFYSLPFMVQPLQGGLESLNKNMLEASYISGKSKFETLFRVAIPNIKPALITAIIITFSHTVGEFGVVLMIGGSIPGETKVASIAIYEFTEIMDYTNAHIYSAIMITLSFLTLLGVYIFNGKQKNMLLGKK; from the coding sequence ATGATTGAGATTTTAAAAAATATAGAGTTTGAACCTTTTTTATTATCTTTCAAACTTGCGGGAATTACAACGCTAATTCTATTTTTTATTAGTTTACCAATCGCGTGGTACTTATCACAAACTAAATCAAGATTTAAACCTATATTAGAAGCAATTACTGCTTTACCTATAGTTTTACCACCTTCTGTTTTAGGATTTTATATACTTTGGTCTTTATCATTTAATTCTCCAATTGGAGCTTTTTTTCAAGAATATTTTGGCATAAAATTGGTATTTAATTTTACAGGTTTAATTATTGCTAGTTGTTTTTATTCTTTACCTTTTATGGTTCAACCTTTACAAGGAGGTTTAGAAAGCCTAAATAAAAATATGCTTGAAGCTAGTTATATAAGTGGAAAAAGTAAATTTGAAACTCTTTTTAGAGTTGCCATACCAAATATAAAACCTGCTTTAATTACAGCAATCATAATTACATTTTCCCATACTGTTGGAGAGTTTGGCGTTGTTTTAATGATTGGTGGAAGTATTCCTGGTGAAACAAAAGTAGCCTCAATTGCTATTTATGAATTTACTGAAATTATGGATTATACTAATGCACATATTTATAGTGCAATTATGATAACTCTTAGTTTTCTTACACTTTTAGGTGTTTACATATTTAATGGAAAACAAAAAAATATGTTACTAGGAAAGAAATAA
- a CDS encoding TOBE domain-containing protein: MSQLVATIKKINSVDNLNIVEFDFNGLTLKMMSLDLNDDVKIGKKVELSVKPSNISIAKNLIGEISLSNQIVATIQSLENGQLLTSVILKINDTLLESIITVDSSKRMNLQIGEVVTILIKASNLSIGEVLND; encoded by the coding sequence ATGAGTCAATTAGTTGCAACAATAAAAAAAATAAATTCTGTTGATAATTTAAATATTGTAGAGTTTGATTTTAATGGATTAACTTTAAAAATGATGAGTTTAGATTTAAATGATGATGTGAAAATAGGTAAAAAAGTAGAATTATCTGTAAAACCTTCTAACATCTCAATTGCTAAAAATTTAATAGGTGAAATAAGTTTATCAAACCAAATTGTTGCAACAATTCAAAGTTTAGAAAATGGACAATTATTAACTAGTGTTATTTTAAAAATAAATGACACTCTTCTTGAAAGTATTATAACCGTAGATTCATCGAAAAGAATGAATTTACAAATTGGAGAAGTTGTTACAATTTTGATAAAAGCAAGTAATTTATCTATTGGAGAAGTGTTAAATGATTGA
- the modA gene encoding molybdate ABC transporter substrate-binding protein, with the protein MKKIIFGLMVLCSTIFAGQVNIAVAANVSYAIDELVKEFNKTNPDTKIQVTLGSSGKFVTQIENGAPFDIFMSADMKFPQSLYEKRLAKNVPVIYAQGSLAMLSSKKLDFSKGINVIKDSSISKIAVANPKTAPYGTAAMEAIKNAGLEEATKDKFVYAESISQAVTYATTAADIGFIAKSSMYDEKMVQYKENVNWVSVDPKLYTPIDQGIVIIDHSNSLVGIISDKMKNEEIKAFYDFILGKEAKKIFEDFGYLVK; encoded by the coding sequence ATGAAAAAGATAATTTTTGGATTAATGGTTTTATGTTCAACAATATTTGCAGGTCAAGTAAATATTGCAGTTGCTGCAAATGTTAGTTATGCAATAGATGAATTAGTAAAAGAGTTTAATAAAACAAACCCTGATACAAAAATTCAAGTAACTCTTGGAAGCAGTGGAAAATTTGTTACTCAAATTGAAAATGGAGCGCCATTTGATATCTTTATGTCAGCAGATATGAAGTTTCCTCAATCATTATATGAAAAAAGGTTAGCTAAAAATGTACCAGTTATTTATGCTCAAGGAAGCCTTGCAATGTTAAGTTCTAAAAAACTTGATTTTTCTAAAGGAATCAATGTAATTAAAGATTCATCAATATCTAAAATAGCTGTTGCAAACCCAAAAACTGCACCTTATGGAACTGCTGCTATGGAAGCTATTAAGAATGCCGGATTAGAAGAAGCTACAAAAGATAAATTTGTATATGCTGAATCAATTTCTCAAGCTGTAACTTATGCAACGACAGCAGCAGATATAGGATTTATTGCAAAATCATCAATGTACGATGAAAAAATGGTTCAATATAAAGAAAATGTTAATTGGGTAAGTGTTGATCCAAAACTTTACACTCCAATTGATCAAGGAATTGTAATAATAGACCATTCAAATAGTCTTGTTGGAATAATAAGTGATAAAATGAAAAATGAAGAAATAAAAGCTTTTTATGACTTTATCTTAGGAAAAGAAGCAAAAAAAATATTTGAAGATTTTGGTTATTTAGTAAAATGA
- a CDS encoding TOBE domain-containing protein — protein sequence MEILSNLTLEIFNQPFLLEKRIELLIAVKRTGSISKAAKEVPMSYKAAWEAIESMNNLSTTPIVQRETGGVGGGGTTLTPYGENLIETFEILRNEQKKFLKNLSQITDINTGTLKTIRRLSMQISARNQISGTVELIEHGKINAEIFIKLKSGYTLVSVITNTAANNLNLEIGDEVVAIFKSSTVLITTDITLNISARNKFQGTVDSINQDEINTELVIDIGNNDKIASVITSSSFERLKIEKGTQVSAIIKASDVIIGK from the coding sequence GTGGAGATATTATCAAATTTAACTTTAGAGATTTTTAACCAACCATTTTTATTAGAAAAAAGAATTGAGTTATTAATTGCAGTTAAAAGAACAGGTTCTATTAGTAAAGCGGCTAAAGAAGTTCCTATGAGTTATAAGGCTGCTTGGGAAGCTATTGAATCGATGAATAATCTGTCAACAACACCAATTGTACAAAGAGAGACAGGCGGAGTTGGGGGCGGAGGAACGACACTTACACCTTATGGGGAAAATCTTATAGAAACCTTTGAAATTTTAAGAAATGAGCAAAAAAAATTTCTTAAAAATTTAAGTCAAATAACAGATATAAATACTGGGACATTAAAAACTATAAGGAGATTATCAATGCAAATAAGTGCAAGAAATCAGATAAGCGGAACTGTTGAATTAATTGAACATGGAAAAATAAATGCAGAAATATTTATTAAACTAAAAAGTGGTTACACACTTGTTTCAGTTATTACAAATACAGCAGCAAATAATCTGAATTTAGAAATAGGCGATGAAGTTGTTGCTATTTTTAAATCAAGTACTGTATTAATAACAACTGATATTACACTAAATATTAGTGCTAGAAATAAATTTCAAGGAACTGTTGATTCTATAAATCAAGATGAAATTAATACAGAATTGGTAATTGATATTGGTAATAATGACAAAATTGCCTCAGTAATAACATCAAGTTCATTTGAAAGGTTAAAAATAGAAAAAGGTACACAGGTGAGTGCTATTATAAAAGCCTCTGACGTAATAATTGGAAAATAA